The Arachis hypogaea cultivar Tifrunner chromosome 16, arahy.Tifrunner.gnm2.J5K5, whole genome shotgun sequence genome contains a region encoding:
- the LOC112758507 gene encoding uncharacterized protein codes for MAQCAMAEGLKEKAEKNYVRVFSENIDLQRELEKGLEAYQDLEDSLAESSEEAWRIFKEQVGVIAPGLDHSPLDPDKIVVDGTIVSPPRPETDSELKTRGQRLMESPLREDQLEGSQPTSLDVPTPAAEETAPSSPAADPTSLPTGDY; via the coding sequence GAAGGCAGAAAAGAATTATGTCCGAGTCTTTTCCGAGAACATTGATCTCCAACGGGAGCTGGAGAAAGGTCTGGAGGCTTATCAAGATTTGGAGGACTCTCTGGCAGAGAGCTCGGAGGAGGCCTGGAGAATTTTCAAAGAGCAGgtcggagttattgctcctgGCCTGGATCATTCCCCTCTTGATCCTGATAAGATTGTTGTGGATGGGACTATTGTTTCTCCTCCCCGACCTGAGACGGATTCTGAGCTAAAGACCCGTGGGCAAAGACTTATGGAATCTCCTCTTCGTGAGGATCAACTGGAGGGATCTCAGCCGACGTCTTTAGATGTTCCGACCCCTGCTGCCGAAGAGACTGCTCCGTCCTCCCCTGCTGCTGATCCGACCTCTCTTCCTACTGgtgactattaa